TGCAATACTCACATTATGCCAGTTTTGTATCTCAGTAATTCACCCCAAAGATGATCTGTCAATTTGTCAAATTACCCAAAGTTGTACAGTAGCAGACAAACATAAATCTTCAGGAAAGGACTGACAATACAcacacttttgtccacaggagctgccagaatcaacacaaaatgaaagttcttTGTAGCTGCTTTGAATTTGTAAAGAAATATCTACTGAACAGCATAAAAGTTCGGTTTTGAATGCTGCTGAAAATTGTTTATTCACTGAAGTCATTCACCAAAGAAAAGTAACCAGTCAGTGTTATCCACAGGCTCCACAGGCAGCAGGCCCTCTATTCCCCAGAGCAGTTCCTGCCTCGTCTGGGTGGCGTGCCGGTGGAGTACGACAACCTGACCCTGGATCTCTTCATGCTGGGCTACTTTCACATCCTGGAGTTGGAGCTGCCCGTAGACGAACGCAAAATGAGGCACCTGCTGTGTTTCGAGGTGTTCGACCACGTGGGGAGCTTTCCCTGGGAGCTGGTCAGGGACTTCCACAAGGCTGTCATACAGGACATCGAGGCTGGGAACCGCGAGTGGAAGGACGGCTTTGAGGACATTAAAGTGAAGTTCTTTGGAAACACTGTAAGTCAGTCTGAAAGCACTGTCGAAGTGGTGAAACATAGCCTCCCAGAGGTTAGACAGGTCCCTAAAGTCATTGTGCAGACACCCACGCCTGATGAGGGGATGCTCCACTCTGGAACTGACATCACCAGTTTCAGCAACGAAGAAATCTGTAAATACATCGACCGAAGCTTTGCTTtttggaaagagaaagaggcagagatttttgattttgagtaGATGCTGGTGTCAtccttttgatatttttgtattgtttgtagTTAGATGACATTAGGGCTGGGTATCAAACCTAAAATATGTTTGAATTGTGAATTGAACTGGTGATTGTCAACTATAGAATACAGAAAGCTAGCGCAGCCAGATTCTTAGCCTTGTTTACTTATTTGATCAGATGTTGCCTGATTTAAATtataattttgttaattttatactgtatttaattgtgttaaaacattaaacttgCATTTCAGATGTTTGGACTTTGTTGATAagttttaaaaagattttataAAATTTTGTACAGTGATATAAGACATTCAGTAGATATTTTGGTATTGTTTTTCAAACTCAGGTATAAACTTGGCAGCAAATTTCATTACATACATACCCAGCCCTATTACAAAATCCAGAGTGCCTAGACTACTAGTGTGTTTCCTGAGTCAACGTCTttgttttgagatttttttttttatgtgttaagAAAGCAGTTAATTGTTAATAATCCTAATACAGTCTAGAATCCAATATCTGGCAGAAATAGGACCAGTTCTGGCGTTAccacaaaataaatgattacaCAGATACATGTGTAAGCACATTTCTTGTAAGGCTGACCttgattattcatttttatcttgTTGTAAAGACTCATCTCACTGATGTGAcatcttcttttcatttcttatcCATCAAACCTCACATATCTTAACCCTTTTGTTTATCATAGCTGTCCCTTTAATTGCTTCTTGTAACATACAGAGTTGTTGCTCCATCACTCATCTCCTTCGCTAGCTTCCAGGCCTGTTGCGAAAATGCTAATCATGTGCCtgtaacagcagctgcaggtccCATGCTTGTTGTTTGGAATCCAACTTCAGCACGGAGTCACTGTCAGTCCTAAAAATAACCCCAACGAAAGGCAGCCCGTCCCAGTGACTTGGCAAAAGCTTTCCGCCATGCTGCCCACTCCATGTTGATCTAACCAGCTACTCAGCTGCAAACCGCTTTTTTACTGGAAGGATGAGCCATTATTTCCATTCTCTGCTTCTGTGGTGAGTTTTGTTGTTGGTTacttatttcattttacagCGTTTAATGACAGGAAATGTCATTTATTGTTGGCTTCAGAGGACATTACATATCGTACTAATCATGAGCCAAACCTACTTTGTTGACCTTTCAACAACACGGTGATGCTTAACTAAAGAAGACAAGGCGATacattgggttttttttataactAAGTGAGTCAAAGTGTATCTAGAGTTCTCTTCAGCTCCCTTTTAGGCCTTTTTATTTGCACTCGAgtaatggtaataataataataaacttttttaTGTAGCTCTTTTCACAAAAGGCTTcacagaaggaaaagaaaagaaaaacagcagatataGCAACACAGATGAAGAACAGCAGAAAAAGaaccaaataaaaacagcacagggatcataaaaacaattaaaaaaatgtaactgtatATGTAAATGCGAGGATAGAAATATAAAAACCCACTAGCTTGTATTAAAGAATTCATAAACACCATCCTATAAAAGAACGTTTTCAGAGAAGATTTAGGGGACACTAATGATGCAGGCTGCCTGGTTTCAATAGCTAGAGTGTTGAACAGTCTGGGGGCTCTGACAGCAAGGGCCTGGTCACATTTAGCTGCAAGCAAAAACACGTTTTATTTTACCATTAATTGTAAAATCAAGGAAAATATTACGTAATAAATGACAAACTATTCCTTTTAGTTGCATTTTGCAGTTATTTCAATATCCTGTTATCAGGGCTGCacaatttaaattgttttggaATAAGATTATTTATTTCCTGCTGACGTTACTGCTGATCTTTTGTGAAAAGTAAATATTGTTAAGGCAGGTTTTCTTTTCCAGGATTTTTCCTCtgcttatttatgtatttttctacCCTTGCAGGTAAGCTTTATACTCACTTTGTGACCATCCCTGCTGAAAGGCGATTCGATCTACATTTTGAACTGCAGTTGACCATGGTGCGAAATGTGGACGACCTGGACTTCTGCCTGTCCTCCCACCCTCAGAGCATCCTAGAGGGCTTACGCTCCCTCTGCTCTCAGCCAAAACTGGTTGATGTCACGCTGAGTGCCGGCGGTCGGGACTTCCCTTGTCACCGCGGCGTGCTGGCCCTCTGCAGCACCTACTTCCGCTGCATGTTCTCAGGGGACTTTGTGGAGAGCATAGCTGCACGTGTGGAGCTTCAGGATGTCGATCCTGACATACTCAGCTGCTTGCTGGACTTTGCCTACACGGGCAAGCTGACCATCAACCAGAGCAACGTGGAGGGGTTGATCTGCACCTCCAGCCAGCTGCAGTTTCAGACGGTGAGAGCCGTGTGCAGCCGATACCTCCAGCACCAGATTGATGCAACCAACTGCCTGGGAATCCTGGAGTTTGGGGCCATTCATGGCTGCCCTGAGGTGATGGCCAAAGCGTGGGCCTTCCTCTTGGAGAACTTTGAGGCTGTTCAACAAGGTGAGGAGTTTCTACTGTTGGAAAAGGACAGGTTGGTTGCCTTCCTCTCAGACGAAGGACTACATATCCGGTCAGAGTGCACGCGAGTGGAGGCCATCCTGAAATGGGTCAGGCACCACAAGGAGTCCCGGCTCTGCCACCTCCCTGAACTTCTCACCCTGTGCCATCCCTCTGTTCTCAGCCTGGACTACCTAGCTGACACCCTGCTGAAGGACAGTCTGGTGCAGGCCTCTCCCAGCTGCAGAGAGGCCATAGAAAAAATTCACAGGGAGGTGAGTGAGTTCACacttcctccttctttttctctcctgtctttgCTGAATATGAatactttttcaaaaatgtcttctCTACTTTCTAGAAAATGGATTTAGCACCAGAATGTAGGGACAGACTCGACTCTCTGAGTCCACAACCAAACTTGCAAGAGGTGTTGGTTGTGATAGGAGGCCGTTCCCTGGATGACTCAGATGAAGATGACTCAGACGAAGATGAGGACAGAGACCCAAGAGTGCAAAGACTGCTGCGCAAGAACTGTGCTTTCTACAACACGAAAACAagtacaaacattttttttgcaccTATCAGAATTTCAAGTTTGTTTAAGTTCACAATTTATTTTACAACAGAACTTTGTTGGGAAACGTCCGTTGGATTCCTTGAAAAAACAGTTTGGCAGATGTGTCGTTGGTCGTTAACTGTAGtgctgacagaaaaacaactcagCAAGAATGCGGTCTGGATGTGACAAAATTGGATCATCTTCTCAGTTCCTCAAACGAGCGTTTTAttgtgcagagctggaagaagGAATCCGTTTTGGGTTTTTCATGGGATGTCAAGGAAAAGATTGTTGCATCGCATTATAAGATTCCGGGTATTATGTTCAGGCAATGACAACTGAAGCCACAGTGTTGAGGGCTGTGCCAGAAcagttgaatttcttttttgacCTAAGTTTGACTTACTTTTCAATGCCCCCTCAAGGACATTTATTTGTGAAAACTTTCATCTAGTTTCCCCTCACTATCTGAGGGATGCTAAAACATGAACtcccctttctttttctctgcagaACAGTGGCATGAGCTCCCTAATTTCCCAAACCCTAACAAGTGGGGTTACTCCATGGTCTCCCTGAACAATGACGTGTATGTCACaggtgagtgcatgtgtgtgcaagtctttaaaacacagacactTCAGGAGCAAATGGAAACAATTAAACGATTTTGAGCGTAACTCTCTTGAGAggaatgaaaaatgttttagatttttGACAAAGcgctgttttctgtctgacagGGGGCTCACGAGGCACGAATACCAACACCTGGTCGACCACAGAGACCTGGAAGTACATCACAAGGGAGGGGAGGTGGGTTACCGTGGCACCCATGCTTCGGCCTCGAACTAACCACACGTCGGCAACTCTCAATGGGGAGATTTACGTCATTGGaggtaagaaaataaatacagtccTGCATGtggtgccttaaacctgcagtgcaGTGGAAAACTGATAAATCCAAGTCGCTCATCTGTTCTCAATGGCTTACCTCTGCGGCGATAGTTTGTCAGAATTCGCTTGCATTTCTTCTTTGTGGTTGACGAGTTTCCAATACAGCCAGGTTCTAAGAACAGGGCAGTATTTTAGATGTGTGGTGTAGTTTGGTGGGGACGGTGATGGtgcatgctgccacaaacacacatctttaaatttaagtatttgtttacatttatgaGACCATGATTCAACCTCATCACTCATTCCACTTACATTTCCCTCCTGTAGGTACGACATCAGATCGTGTTGAAGTTGAGCATTATGACCCATACAACGACACCTGGTCCTTGACGTGCCCCGCCTTAAAATATGTGACTAACTTCACAGCCACAGCGTGTCATGGGAAGCTCTACGTGATTGGCTCGTGTGCTGTGAAGTACAATGCATTGGCCATGCAGTGTTACAACCCTGTTATAGGTAAGGATGATACAAGCAAACCTCCTTTCTGTGAGGGATCAgcttttttcattcaaatctATATTGGCAAGAGAttttcaacaataaaacaacattatgtatgtttttttttaccttgaaatagcagcttcaaaatcatgttgatggtacatcCAACCATTTGGAGCAAATTTTTGAAAATCAAAATTCTCTgactccagcttcttaaatgtgaataatttcctgtttcattacttattgtggacaaaacaagacattgaattgaggatgtcatctgatatgacatttttcacaattttcatttttcacaactgacattttatagaccaaacaactaatcgattaattgggAGACTATTCAACAGATTGATCAACATGAAAATAACCTTTTGTTGCAACCCCTAATAATTTGCTAAAATTGCTTTAGAAATCCATTctcaatatttaatttaattatacaGTCCTGATGGTGCATTCATTTGTAGCTCAATTTCCAACTTTGCCATTCTGAGTTTTGGATATTGTCGATTATTTAaaattttccatttcattttttcttttactatcCATTCCTCCGGTGCCgggtgaactttttttttttaatatcctttGCTTCCTTGTAGAGTTTCTTTAGAGAAATTACAGAGGAATCTCAACAGTGGTTCCTCTCTCCCTGAGTCTTTTAAACATTAAGTTATTTATAAATTGATGATTACATGAGCCTCAAATTAAGTactgatatttgtttttttttcttttcatgtttgtttttacagataGCTGGAGCAGCATATGTTCGCCCTTCATTCCGAAGTATTTGTCGTCTccttgttgtgtctgtgtggatggTACTATATATCTGGTTGCTGACAACACTAAGAAAGTCTACTCTTATGATCCAGAGGCGAACATGTGGCAGAAGGTGGGTTCACATATAACTAATATACTAAAGTTATAATAAAGTTATACTATCTCTTGTAATAATGCTAACTGAACAGGATTATAGCAAGAataatcagttttattttgccCATAGCTGTATGTTGATTTTTCCCCTCTTCAGGTCCAGCTTCTCCATATGCTCCATGAGAACGGCGGCCTGGTAACACTGGATGGCAAGCTCATTGTCACCGGAGGACATTGGATAGGCATGGAGGGGGACTACGGGGTGGAAGTGGAGATTTACAACCGAGCGTCCAACACCTGGGAGGTGGAGTGCTTCCTGCCAAGACTTTGGTTCTACAGCAGAGTCTGCACCATTTTCCTTGATCCGTCCCAGTGGCCTGAGCTCTTCCCCATAGATTCAACATAACGTCCTCGAGACGTGCTCCTGTAGTGTGGCGTGTTTACCCCGGGATGTCATTGTGCCTTAGAATAGTGTGTTACACGATCCTCAGGTATTCTTCTGGGTTGTTTTTAGGTCCTTGCTTGGCTGCTCAGCAGGTgtttatttatactttgtatCATGTGTATGAGATCTGATTTCCTTTTTGTGTCATTGAATGCTCATGACTGATTAAATCTTTGTATAAATAGTTTATAGGATACAGTTTAAGATTGaggatgatgattattattagcatcattgttattattattgatgatTGTTCCTTTGGATGGAATCAATGGTTTGGAACTGGCAATGCTCGaattattaataaaatgtgttactgGTCAACCTCAATCCTCTTTGGAGAAACACTGTTCACTGTGACGTCAGTGCCTTAATGATCATTAACCCGCTGGAATCTGGTCGTTTGGCTCGTGGAGTCTGTGCCGCCATGGAAACACACAAGCCAGCATTCTGTTTCTACGGCAACGGACCGGAAGCGCGTGCTCACCTTGGTAACGTTTATATATAGCCCGCAGTTGCTAACAAAGTTTCTTAGCTAAAAAAGTTAGTCTGTGACTTTTTTCCTGATGCAGGTACCAGTTCAGTTTAACTTCGTTTATTTCTTATTACTTCACTTTAATGACTAGTTTaggtttgtactttgtttggCTCAGTATTTAACATCTCTTTTTCTCAAGTTTTATCAGCCAAACTTAACGTAAAGCAAGCTAACGTTATCGTTAGCGCGACGTTTCTGTCTCGGCAGATGACAATATTACAGTTTTATCGTCATTAGCGGTTTTATTATTGAAAAACTGGTCCAGGTTTGCAATGACTTCTCAACGGGAGCAGGGTGCACACTCACCCAGACTGGAGGCTGTGATTCAGGTCGGTAACACAACAGCTGTTGTCCATTGGGTTAATTATGTTTAACATGATCCGACATGTCTCAGTAGGAAAAGCAGAGGTGTAACGTCAACGAAATTAAAGATGGCGGAGTTTCATTTTACTGAGATATTCTCAGGGTCATGGTATTGTGCGTGCTGGTGTACTGACAATtgaatagttttagttttaggtTGGATATTGGACATTTACTCCGGAGGCACCCAGCGGCGTCTCTTACTCAGTTTCACCCTGTGatggcagcaggaggacggtTAGCTGCCTCCCAGAACCTCGCTCTGCACTGGAGGCTGACTTAGGGACcatcaataaattattattattattgtttgtttgatttacacAATCAATGTTTCTTTAAAGCTGACTTGATGATATTAGTGAATATTATGATTAAGAAATACTAAACTGAGTTCATGCAGCACACTTATTTAATTGCTAAtgtgttatgtatttattttgcaaaaCTATTTTTATAAGACAATGGCTTTTTTATTCActagcttccatgtcatgtgatccagtgactccaaaccaatgccgAATCGTATCACTACACAGGTCACATATGACACACCTCTTGGAAtggattttactgcttcttttattttatatgaatatttattatgaaaattcagcatttcttttcaatagcttccatgtcatgtgaccgAGTGACTGCTAACCAATGCTGAGTTGTAATGCTAAATAAGACCAATAAGATACACCTctgcttcttctattttatatgaatatatattatGAAAATTCATGTCATGTGATCCAGTGTCTCCAATGCTGAATGGATTAGAGTTAGAATGGATTATTGGATTAGAATTATTTGTCCCATTTAGTAATACAATTCagcattggtttggagtcacaGGGTCACATgacttgaataaaaaaagcCACTACTTTAAATAAGTGTGCTACATGAAATCAGTTTagtattattttctttatcataaTAATATAGCAGTAAGAAAGAAATACTTAAATATAGTTCAAAATTATTAAtatcaaaatgtactttaagtaGAAAAAGTagaattgttctttttgtcgAAGGTATTGTGTAATTGCATTataattattgaattatttacTTGACTTAACTTTAATGATGCCACTGGTGAAGGTGGAGCTAAGAATCTCATGatgtatttgttgattattttttattaataataagaGTATGTGAAATAACCATATAAAGAATTAAAGTAACTGTAGTGTAGTAAAAATACCATATTTGTGTCTGAAGTGTATTGGAGTTAtatgaagcagcaaaaaatTGAAGTAGGAGTGGCAGTACAGTGTTGTAGGAAATGAAGTAAATgaagttactttccaccactgttgaAAGGAAAACTTACAAACACTGTGCCGAAGTGATTAAACAATGCTAAGTGAAAGAATTACCCAAACGGGTAAGTtaggttttttttagtttttttttttagaatatcTGCTACTTCATAGGCTATAACATGAAGAAGGCTAGGCTTCTACAACACTTTATTTCAGAGGAAATATTGAACTTTTGACTCAACATTAtgcatttttacaaacaaaaatgccTCAAATACTGGAACACTACCAGCTGTAACAACTGAATGTTTTCCATGGAAATAACTCAATAATGATTCATAATGAGTAATAACATCTATAATATTTAAACCTCCGAAATGTTCCATAGTGAATAACGAGTGCCATTACTGTTGAGTAAGTACATTTTGTTTGCTAACACTTATGTATTTGCAGTTTTCAATTTTGTATTACTACTTCTTCAGCCACTGTTGTCCTCATAGTCAAACCAAAAGTTTAACCTTTGCAGCTCAGTTATTTAAGGTTTTGTGGTGACTGGTATGGTTGTAGAAGTTGGAGGAGTCTCTGCTTCACTCTGATGGCAGCTCAGGAGAGAGGTCTCTGACACTTAGAGGTGATGGACAGGAGTCTACGCCTGTTTCGACCCGCATCCGCCAGATCATCACACGCAACCTGACAGAACAGCCAGCTGGTAAGGAAGAGAGCTTTGATTGAATGCAAGACAATAGCATTGAACTCTATTAGTACAAACAATAAATCTGACTTGATAGATATCATTATACTCCACATGGGGTAACAATGACACTTGTGTATGCATGATCTGTTTCCTTATTGAAGGTGAGAGCTCTCAGGTCAGtgagctggaggagagcaggGCCCCAAGGGAGCAGCTGTCTCCCGGTCAGATGGACCGTGACCAGCCGCCAGTCAAGCACGCCAGTCTTACAGACAGGGTAGGAGTGACACAGGGCAGCAACACATTCTCAAGTCAAGGTTAACCTGTGgaacattatttacatttttaacattcaaTGGAAATATCTaggattttgtgaaaaatgatCAAACAGACCAAATTGGATGCACAGGTGATATCATGTAGATAACTACATCTGTAAACATTGTCATTTACTAGTTTTTGATTTGTACAGGAACACACAGGACATGTAGACCTTTCATGAAGATTTGGGCTGCAGCtcgattgttttcattatcgattaatctgttgattattttctctgttaGTTTctttggtccataaaatgtcagaaaagggTGAAAAATTATGATAAGCATGTCCTATAGCCCTAGATGAcatccttaaatgtcttgttttgcccataacccaaagatattcagtttactgttataGAAGGgcaaataaaccagaaaatactcaaatttgagaagctgaaatcggataatttgaacatttttcctttgaaaaatgactaaaaacgattaatccattatcaaaatagtgagtgtttaatttaacagttgacaactaattgattagaCAGCTGTAATGAACATCGTAATCATTTTAGTGTCAACAAGTGTAACATGTGTAACACCTCATCAAACTGTATCTCTAAATACTTTTTCTACAGAAAGCCTTTCCCAACCTATTGAGGCAACCTAACTGAGATTGTGTTAGCAGACATAGTTTATAATGTCAGATGATGCAGGTCTTGCAGGATTTGCAGGATTTGGAGTATGTATTACTGTTGCTGGTAAATTTGTGCAGTTTTGTTTGGAGATGAGATCAAGAAGGTTAGCCACACGAGAGCATTGAGAGCAAAAAGCTTCATGCGTTTGAAATGGAATATAGCTACAGTAAACATCAGTGTACCAGTGCTCTTTCCAGCAGGGAAAGCCTTTTGGggctgaacaaacaaacagtgtggTAAGGTAGGAGCAGGTTTGCATATACTGTAGTGAAAACTGAGTTGGAAAAAGTGTGGAATATACATATACAGACTCATGATTGAATTAATGTAACTTGGCAAAGGCACATATTTATGTCATACATTCTTTTTAATTAACTGCAGTAGAATTACAGTTTACAGCATGTACTCTAATAGCATccattgtgtgcgtgtgtgtgtgggtgagtgtggatgcatgtgcgtgtgtgtgtgtgtgtgtgtgtgtgtgtgtgtgtgtgtgtgtgtgtgtgtttgtaagagtAAATAAGAGAGGGGAGGGTGGTTCATGAAGGGTTTCCTTGTGGTCTGCTCAGGTAGACTCAGACCCCCTGTGCTCACGAGGACCGGCGTCTCCCTTCATAGCCCCCCCCACCAGTAGATGCCCCTGCGTGTAGCGGCTGCTGTTCTGGGGGGGAAATTGTGAAGGTCACTGGCCTCCTCCCTGGAGAGTGTCAAAGAAAAAGCTCATTTTTCATGGTGCACAAAGCAGCCATTTGTGATAACACTGCCCTCATTCTGCTGCTTGAATCTAATGAACTCCCACTTGCTTGCTTTACTCTTGGAACTTATTTTAAAACCAAGGCTATAAATATAACTTAATTAGCTTGGCAGATATATATAGCATATTTACTTTGTTGATATCTTTAGATGTGTGAAAAGGCACCGGACAGAAAAAACATAAGCAAGTGTTGATGATATTTGATGCTCTCACCACTGAAGAGCAATTTGAGAGAGTGGAGGGGTTAGCAGGAGAACAAACTTTTTTACTGTTAATGCAGCTGAATGTTTTATCCAAAGGTGTCTCACAAGTCAAGAGGTTCATTACAAAActcttgttttgacttgtcTCATCCGGTGAAaactcctctcttctccttactttttttccccctgcagaACAGCATTATTGTTTAGCAGCTTAGCTTCGATGTGATGTTAATGCAGTGTGCTAATCAATGCCCTGCAGCAGAATATTCTGTCCTGGCATCCACGTGGAGCTCAGCATTTAGGCCAGCAGTCTTGTCCGCATGTAGCTTTCACCCTCAAGATTTTCCGCCTAAGGGATCATATCACAGGCAGACAGTATACTGCATACTCACTATTAAACCTCAAGAGTGAGGTTGGGCAATAattcagcatttatttattgagtgcTTGTAGTTTTTGTTGTACACGTGAAGAGATTTATCTGATGGAGTGCATAGCTGTGAAACACAGTTTGATCCAATTAACGTAAGGAAGAAACATTCaaacatataataataaataagaaaaatattcacattagcAATATCACCCAGTTAACACCCATCCACATCCAGCCTTTATTTACAACTGTAATGATTCTCAGCCTGGAAATAATAACTTACCTTTACCGTATATTTTGCTGAAAAGCAGCATTTGTCCCAGTTGCCTTAAGAATGGGCCAACTTCCCTGCATAGTTTCCATGGAGTATTGTAAGTAAAATTTGTCTTGATAATTTGCTCATAACTCTTCACTGTGCATTCCATCAAGGATAAGCATGCAAGGCCAACTGTAATGTAGTGTCCCTTGAGCAGTTTTTGGTT
This window of the Pagrus major chromosome 11, Pma_NU_1.0 genome carries:
- the klhl30 gene encoding kelch-like protein 30 isoform X1: MYFSTLAGKLYTHFVTIPAERRFDLHFELQLTMVRNVDDLDFCLSSHPQSILEGLRSLCSQPKLVDVTLSAGGRDFPCHRGVLALCSTYFRCMFSGDFVESIAARVELQDVDPDILSCLLDFAYTGKLTINQSNVEGLICTSSQLQFQTVRAVCSRYLQHQIDATNCLGILEFGAIHGCPEVMAKAWAFLLENFEAVQQGEEFLLLEKDRLVAFLSDEGLHIRSECTRVEAILKWVRHHKESRLCHLPELLTLCHPSVLSLDYLADTLLKDSLVQASPSCREAIEKIHREKMDLAPECRDRLDSLSPQPNLQEVLVVIGGRSLDDSDEDDSDEDEDRDPRVQRLLRKNCAFYNTKTKQWHELPNFPNPNKWGYSMVSLNNDVYVTGGSRGTNTNTWSTTETWKYITREGRWVTVAPMLRPRTNHTSATLNGEIYVIGGTTSDRVEVEHYDPYNDTWSLTCPALKYVTNFTATACHGKLYVIGSCAVKYNALAMQCYNPVIDSWSSICSPFIPKYLSSPCCVCVDGTIYLVADNTKKVYSYDPEANMWQKVQLLHMLHENGGLVTLDGKLIVTGGHWIGMEGDYGVEVEIYNRASNTWEVECFLPRLWFYSRVCTIFLDPSQWPELFPIDST
- the klhl30 gene encoding kelch-like protein 30 isoform X2; protein product: MVRNVDDLDFCLSSHPQSILEGLRSLCSQPKLVDVTLSAGGRDFPCHRGVLALCSTYFRCMFSGDFVESIAARVELQDVDPDILSCLLDFAYTGKLTINQSNVEGLICTSSQLQFQTVRAVCSRYLQHQIDATNCLGILEFGAIHGCPEVMAKAWAFLLENFEAVQQGEEFLLLEKDRLVAFLSDEGLHIRSECTRVEAILKWVRHHKESRLCHLPELLTLCHPSVLSLDYLADTLLKDSLVQASPSCREAIEKIHREKMDLAPECRDRLDSLSPQPNLQEVLVVIGGRSLDDSDEDDSDEDEDRDPRVQRLLRKNCAFYNTKTKQWHELPNFPNPNKWGYSMVSLNNDVYVTGGSRGTNTNTWSTTETWKYITREGRWVTVAPMLRPRTNHTSATLNGEIYVIGGTTSDRVEVEHYDPYNDTWSLTCPALKYVTNFTATACHGKLYVIGSCAVKYNALAMQCYNPVIDSWSSICSPFIPKYLSSPCCVCVDGTIYLVADNTKKVYSYDPEANMWQKVQLLHMLHENGGLVTLDGKLIVTGGHWIGMEGDYGVEVEIYNRASNTWEVECFLPRLWFYSRVCTIFLDPSQWPELFPIDST